Proteins found in one Oncorhynchus keta strain PuntledgeMale-10-30-2019 chromosome 2, Oket_V2, whole genome shotgun sequence genomic segment:
- the LOC118359243 gene encoding bolA-like protein 3 — protein sequence MLSISRFLLKNQAVLVSRQLQRTLSSQTDGETRIAQLLKEKFPSATSLKVVDISGGCGAMYEVHIESNEFKGKRTIQQHQLVNQALKEEIQGMHGLRIFTDVPRE from the exons ATGCTCTCTATTTCCAGATTTCTTCTAAAAAATCAA GCTGTTTTGGTTTCTAGACAGTTGCAGAGGACTCTGTCTtctcagacagatggagagacccGAATTGCACAACTTCTCAAAGAGAAGTTTCCATCGGCCACGTCTCTAAAAGTTGTGGACATATCAG GTGGCTGTGGTGCCATGTATGAAGTCCATATAGAATCTAATGAATTTAAAGGGAAAAGAACTATTCAACAACACCAACTAGTCAACCAG GCTCTCAAGGAGGAGATCCAAGGAATGCATGGACTACGAATATTCACAGATGTTCCTCGAGAGTAG